From Hartmannibacter diazotrophicus, a single genomic window includes:
- the greA gene encoding transcription elongation factor GreA, with product MSRAFTREGSGSDAVDKLPDRPVSPHRNLVTPEGLRDLDAALAAAEAALDAAREAKDDDTAALAARDLRYFTARRASAEVVAPHEPADQVRFAARVTILREDGRQQTFRIVGEDEADPAKGKLSYVSPLARVLADREEGDVVPFGSGEIEILKVE from the coding sequence GTGAGCCGTGCCTTCACCAGGGAAGGAAGCGGCAGCGACGCCGTCGACAAGCTGCCCGACCGCCCGGTTTCGCCGCATCGCAATCTGGTGACGCCCGAAGGGCTTCGGGACCTCGATGCCGCGCTTGCCGCCGCCGAAGCGGCGCTGGATGCTGCACGCGAGGCGAAGGATGACGACACGGCCGCCCTTGCCGCGCGCGATCTGCGCTATTTCACGGCACGTCGGGCGAGTGCCGAGGTGGTCGCCCCACACGAGCCGGCCGATCAGGTCCGCTTCGCTGCACGCGTGACGATCCTGCGCGAGGACGGCCGGCAGCAGACCTTTCGCATTGTCGGCGAGGACGAGGCCGACCCGGCAAAGGGAAAGCTCTCCTATGTCTCGCCGCTGGCCCGTGTGTTGGCCGACCGGGAGGAGGGCGACGTCGTGCCCTTCGGCTCCGGCGAGATCGAGATCCTCAAGGTCGAATGA
- the mepA gene encoding penicillin-insensitive murein endopeptidase: MRRTSLLPGAHGFDAILTAARKGLAAACLLLAAAVLSGVPSPAHADDTPAKQLFGARKDPAPLAPQAIGSYARGCLAGAAALPINGPGWQVMRLSRNRNWGHPSLVAYLERLASKMGKAGWQGLLIGDMSQPRGGPMISGHASHQIGLDADIWVQPMPGHLMSASEREKTSAISVLDKTGRAVDRRKFTPQLEAMIKTAAKDPAVARIFVNRAIKRAMCDDAGKDRSWLGKLRPWYGHDDHIHVRIDCPKGSPGCKEQAAPPPGDGCGKELDWWFTDGPFKKPDKPAKKPKPVTLKDLPPACATVLTAQ, from the coding sequence ATGCGGCGGACATCCTTGCTCCCTGGCGCGCATGGCTTTGACGCCATCCTTACGGCCGCACGAAAAGGCCTTGCGGCGGCGTGCCTGCTGCTGGCCGCTGCCGTCCTGTCCGGCGTGCCGTCACCGGCCCATGCCGACGACACGCCCGCCAAGCAGCTCTTCGGCGCACGCAAGGATCCCGCGCCGCTGGCGCCGCAGGCGATCGGGTCCTACGCCCGGGGATGCCTGGCCGGTGCGGCAGCCTTGCCGATCAACGGCCCCGGCTGGCAGGTGATGCGCCTGTCGCGCAACCGCAACTGGGGGCATCCGTCGCTCGTCGCCTATCTGGAGCGGCTCGCATCGAAAATGGGAAAGGCTGGCTGGCAAGGCCTCCTTATCGGCGACATGTCGCAGCCGCGCGGCGGCCCGATGATCAGCGGTCATGCCAGCCACCAGATCGGCCTCGACGCCGACATCTGGGTCCAGCCGATGCCCGGACATCTGATGAGCGCCAGCGAGCGCGAGAAGACCTCGGCCATCTCCGTGCTCGACAAGACGGGCCGGGCGGTCGATCGCAGGAAATTCACGCCGCAGCTTGAGGCCATGATCAAGACGGCTGCGAAGGACCCGGCGGTGGCGCGGATCTTCGTCAACCGGGCCATCAAGCGGGCGATGTGCGACGATGCCGGCAAGGACCGGTCGTGGCTCGGCAAGCTCCGGCCCTGGTACGGCCACGACGACCACATTCACGTGCGGATCGATTGCCCGAAGGGCTCGCCCGGCTGCAAGGAGCAGGCCGCCCCGCCGCCCGGCGACGGTTGCGGCAAGGAACTCGACTGGTGGTTCACCGACGGTCCGTTCAAGAAGCCGGACAAGCCCGCGAAGAAGCCGAAGCCGGTGACGCTGAAGGATCTGCCGCCGGCGTGCGCCACGGTCCTGACGGCGCAGTAA
- a CDS encoding nucleotidyltransferase family protein, with the protein MDQHLPALATASLAEQQQALAGIVLADPDLSAIVDLIADQDLPDGWLVAGAIYQTVWNRIAGHRRQTGIKDYDVIYFDPDTSYEAEDRVIRRMEAACRPLGLAVEVRNQARVHLWYEERFGFPIAPLTSSAESLLFYASTTHSVGVRRNAAGGLDMLAPYGLADVFAMHLRPNRLRPNGPSHDAKARRCLVTWPMLTVEWW; encoded by the coding sequence ATGGACCAGCATCTTCCGGCCCTTGCCACCGCCTCGCTCGCCGAGCAGCAGCAGGCCCTTGCCGGGATCGTCCTTGCCGATCCGGATCTCTCCGCGATCGTCGATCTCATCGCGGATCAGGACCTGCCCGACGGCTGGCTCGTCGCGGGCGCGATCTACCAGACGGTCTGGAACCGGATCGCCGGCCATCGGCGCCAGACCGGCATCAAGGACTATGACGTCATCTATTTCGATCCCGACACGTCCTACGAGGCGGAGGATCGCGTCATCCGGCGAATGGAAGCGGCCTGCCGTCCGCTCGGGCTGGCCGTCGAGGTCCGCAATCAGGCCCGGGTGCATCTCTGGTACGAGGAGCGTTTCGGCTTTCCGATTGCTCCGCTGACATCCAGTGCCGAGTCGCTTCTCTTCTACGCCTCGACAACGCATTCCGTCGGCGTCCGCCGCAACGCGGCGGGCGGGCTCGACATGCTCGCCCCCTACGGGCTGGCCGACGTCTTTGCCATGCATCTGCGCCCCAACCGGCTTCGGCCCAACGGGCCGAGCCACGACGCCAAGGCGAGGCGATGCCTTGTCACCTGGCCGATGCTGACGGTCGAATGGTGGTGA
- the lepA gene encoding translation elongation factor 4 — protein sequence MTTEPISNIRNFAIIAHIDHGKSTLADRLIQSTGTLSEREMTNQVLDSMDIERERGITIKAQTVRLIYKANDGQEYVLNLMDTPGHVDFAYEVSRSLAACEGSLLVVDASQGVEAQTLANVYQALDNDHEIVTILNKVDLPAAEPERIKQQIEDVIGLDTAHAVEISAKTGLNIEGVLEAIVTQLPPPKGDRTAPLKAMLVDSWYDAYLGVMVLVRVIDGELKKGQRIKMMRTGAVYDVERVGVMSPKLLVTDRLGTGEVGVFTASIKEVADTAVGDTITDERKPTSEPLPGFRPAQPVVFCGLFPVDAADFDDLRAAMGKLRLNDASFSYEMESSAALGFGFRCGFLGLLHLEIIQERLEREFNLDLIATAPSVVYKMHLTSGDEIELHNPADMPDVVKIQAIAEPWIRAQIMTPDDYLGPILKLCQDRRGIQTDLSYVGQRAMVTYDLPLNEVVFDFYDRLKSISKGYASFDYHLTDYREGDLVKMSILVNGEPVDALSMLVHRTQAEKRGRQMCEKLKDLIPQHLFQIPIQAAIGGKIIARETVRAMRKDVTAKCYGGDVTRKRKLLEKQKEGKKRMRQFGKVEIPQEAFIAALKMED from the coding sequence ATGACGACCGAACCGATTTCCAACATCCGAAACTTCGCCATCATCGCCCACATCGACCACGGCAAGTCGACGCTGGCCGACCGGTTGATCCAGTCGACCGGCACCTTGTCGGAACGCGAGATGACCAATCAGGTGCTCGACTCGATGGATATCGAGCGCGAGCGCGGCATCACCATCAAGGCGCAGACGGTCCGCCTGATCTACAAGGCCAACGACGGTCAGGAATATGTCCTGAACCTCATGGACACCCCCGGCCACGTCGACTTCGCCTACGAGGTCTCTCGGTCGCTGGCGGCCTGCGAGGGCTCGCTGCTCGTCGTCGACGCCAGCCAGGGCGTCGAGGCCCAGACGCTCGCCAATGTCTACCAGGCGCTCGACAATGACCACGAGATCGTGACGATCCTCAACAAGGTCGACCTGCCCGCCGCCGAGCCGGAACGCATCAAGCAGCAGATCGAGGACGTCATAGGCCTCGATACGGCGCATGCGGTGGAAATTTCGGCCAAGACCGGCCTCAACATCGAAGGCGTCCTGGAGGCGATCGTTACCCAGCTGCCGCCGCCGAAGGGCGACCGCACCGCGCCGCTGAAGGCCATGCTGGTCGACAGCTGGTACGACGCCTACCTCGGCGTCATGGTGCTGGTGCGCGTCATCGACGGCGAACTGAAGAAGGGCCAGCGCATCAAGATGATGCGCACGGGCGCCGTTTACGATGTCGAGCGTGTCGGCGTCATGAGCCCCAAGCTGCTCGTCACCGACCGGCTCGGGACCGGCGAGGTCGGCGTCTTCACCGCTTCGATCAAGGAAGTGGCGGACACCGCCGTCGGCGACACCATCACCGACGAGCGCAAGCCAACGTCCGAACCGCTGCCTGGCTTCCGTCCGGCGCAGCCCGTGGTTTTCTGTGGTCTTTTTCCCGTTGACGCGGCCGATTTTGACGACCTGCGCGCGGCGATGGGCAAGCTTCGGCTCAACGACGCCAGCTTCTCCTACGAGATGGAATCCTCCGCCGCTCTCGGCTTCGGCTTCCGTTGCGGCTTCCTCGGCCTGCTGCATCTGGAGATCATCCAGGAGCGGCTGGAGCGCGAGTTCAACCTCGACCTCATCGCGACAGCCCCGTCGGTGGTCTACAAGATGCATCTGACGAGCGGCGACGAAATCGAGCTGCACAATCCGGCCGACATGCCGGATGTCGTCAAGATCCAGGCCATCGCCGAGCCATGGATTAGGGCCCAGATCATGACGCCCGACGATTATCTCGGTCCGATCCTGAAGCTCTGCCAGGACCGGCGCGGCATCCAGACCGACCTCTCCTATGTCGGGCAGCGCGCCATGGTCACCTACGACCTGCCGCTCAACGAGGTCGTCTTCGATTTTTATGACCGCCTGAAGTCGATTTCCAAGGGCTACGCCTCCTTCGACTATCACCTGACCGACTATCGCGAGGGCGACCTCGTCAAGATGTCGATCCTCGTCAACGGCGAGCCGGTGGATGCGCTGTCGATGCTGGTGCACCGGACGCAGGCCGAAAAGCGCGGCCGGCAGATGTGCGAGAAGCTCAAGGATCTGATCCCGCAGCATCTCTTCCAGATCCCGATCCAGGCGGCCATCGGCGGCAAGATCATTGCCCGCGAGACGGTGCGCGCCATGCGCAAGGACGTGACGGCCAAATGCTACGGCGGCGACGTCACGCGCAAGCGCAAGCTTCTGGAAAAGCAGAAGGAAGGCAAGAAGCGCATGCGTCAGTTCGGCAAGGTGGAGATCCCGCAGGAAGCCTTCATCGCCGCGCTGAAGATGGAAGACTGA
- the pheT gene encoding phenylalanine--tRNA ligase subunit beta gives MKFTLAWLKDHLDTDASLDDVVDALTMVGLEVENVVDPAKALGTFRIAKVLSAEKHPNADKLQVLRVATGDGEPIQVVCGAPNARAGLVGVFAAPGAYVPGIDVTLSVGNIRGVESHGMMCSERELELSDEHSGIIDLPSDAPIGARFIDYADLADPMIEIAITPNRPDCLGVRGIARDLAARGLGRLKEETITPFHSGFECPVPIALDFPEDKADACPVFAGRIVKGVKNVPSPTWMQKRLRAIGLRPISALVDITNYISYDHGRPLHVYDVSKLTGTVRARLGKAGESFVALDGKTYEVDEEMTVIADDARVLGLGGVMGGEYSGVTEETTEVLIESAYFDPNRTARTGRRTGINSDARYRFERGIDPAFVIEGLELATRYVTELCGGDPSRSIVAGNQPIVDRAIDLPLSEVKRLSGLDVPVTEINVILKMLGFWVSGMGDTVKVAVPSWRPDVHGKADLVEEVVRIAGVDRVKPTPLPGSEVVGQKVLTPIQIRTRRSKRALAARGLVEAVTWSFLSKLQADMFGGGAPELALANPISSEMSDMRPSLLPGLIAAAGRNADRGFNDVALFEVGQIFKGDKPEEQFIAATGIRKGTAVISGDGRHWSGNAPVVDVFDAKADALAVLESAGMDTSKVQVVKGAPSWFHPGRSGTIQLGPKVVLGHFGELHPGALEKLDVAGPIVGFEVILDNVPLPKAKPTKAKPPLAASDLMPVKRDFAFIVDDTVEAARIIRAAQGAAKQAIGAVNIFDVYRGEHVGEGQKSVAIEVTLVPQGKTFTDEEIEKLGQDVVAAVSKATGATLRG, from the coding sequence ATGAAGTTCACCCTCGCCTGGCTGAAGGATCACCTCGACACCGACGCGAGCCTCGACGATGTGGTCGATGCGCTGACGATGGTCGGCCTTGAGGTCGAGAATGTCGTCGATCCGGCGAAAGCGCTCGGCACCTTCCGCATCGCCAAGGTGCTCTCGGCCGAGAAGCACCCGAATGCCGACAAGCTGCAGGTGCTCCGGGTCGCCACCGGCGACGGCGAGCCGATCCAGGTCGTCTGCGGCGCGCCCAACGCCCGCGCAGGCCTCGTCGGCGTCTTCGCGGCGCCCGGCGCCTATGTGCCCGGCATCGACGTCACGCTGTCGGTCGGCAACATCCGCGGCGTCGAGAGCCACGGCATGATGTGCTCGGAGCGCGAGCTTGAGCTTTCCGACGAGCACAGCGGCATCATCGACCTGCCGTCCGACGCCCCGATCGGCGCGCGGTTCATCGACTATGCCGACCTTGCCGACCCGATGATCGAGATCGCGATCACGCCGAACCGGCCGGACTGCCTCGGCGTGCGCGGCATCGCGCGCGACCTTGCCGCCCGCGGCCTCGGCCGGCTCAAGGAAGAGACGATCACGCCTTTCCATTCGGGCTTCGAATGCCCGGTGCCGATCGCCCTCGACTTCCCCGAGGACAAGGCCGATGCCTGCCCGGTCTTCGCCGGACGCATCGTCAAGGGCGTGAAGAACGTCCCCTCGCCGACCTGGATGCAGAAGCGGCTGCGCGCCATCGGCCTTCGCCCGATCTCGGCGCTCGTCGACATCACCAACTACATCTCCTACGACCACGGCCGGCCGTTGCACGTCTACGACGTCTCCAAGCTCACCGGCACGGTTCGCGCCCGCCTCGGCAAGGCCGGGGAGAGCTTTGTCGCGCTCGACGGCAAGACCTATGAGGTCGACGAGGAAATGACGGTGATCGCGGACGACGCCCGCGTGCTCGGCCTTGGCGGCGTCATGGGCGGCGAATACTCCGGTGTCACGGAAGAGACGACCGAGGTCCTGATCGAGAGCGCCTATTTCGATCCGAACCGCACGGCGCGGACGGGCCGCCGCACGGGCATCAACTCCGACGCCCGCTACCGCTTCGAGCGCGGCATCGACCCGGCCTTCGTCATCGAGGGGCTGGAGCTTGCGACCCGCTACGTGACCGAGCTTTGCGGCGGCGACCCGTCGCGCTCGATCGTCGCCGGCAACCAGCCGATCGTCGACCGGGCGATCGACCTGCCGCTCTCCGAGGTCAAGCGCCTTTCGGGCCTCGACGTTCCGGTGACCGAGATCAACGTCATCCTGAAGATGCTCGGCTTCTGGGTCTCGGGCATGGGCGACACGGTCAAGGTGGCGGTGCCGTCCTGGCGTCCCGACGTTCACGGCAAGGCCGACCTCGTGGAAGAGGTCGTGCGCATCGCCGGCGTCGACCGGGTGAAGCCGACTCCCCTGCCCGGCAGCGAGGTCGTCGGCCAGAAGGTTCTGACCCCCATCCAGATCCGCACGCGGCGGTCCAAGCGGGCACTCGCCGCGCGCGGGCTCGTCGAAGCGGTGACGTGGTCGTTCCTGTCCAAGCTGCAGGCCGACATGTTCGGCGGCGGCGCGCCGGAGCTTGCGCTCGCCAACCCGATCTCGTCGGAAATGAGCGACATGCGCCCGAGCCTTCTGCCAGGCCTGATCGCGGCGGCGGGCCGCAACGCCGATCGCGGCTTCAACGACGTCGCGCTCTTCGAGGTCGGCCAGATCTTCAAGGGCGACAAGCCCGAGGAGCAGTTCATTGCCGCGACCGGCATCCGCAAGGGCACGGCGGTGATCTCCGGCGACGGCCGGCACTGGTCCGGCAATGCGCCGGTGGTCGACGTCTTCGACGCCAAGGCCGATGCACTGGCGGTGCTGGAGTCTGCGGGCATGGATACCTCCAAGGTGCAGGTGGTCAAGGGTGCGCCGTCCTGGTTCCACCCGGGCCGCTCGGGCACGATCCAGCTCGGCCCCAAGGTCGTCCTCGGCCATTTCGGCGAGTTGCATCCCGGCGCCCTTGAAAAGCTCGATGTGGCCGGACCGATCGTCGGTTTCGAGGTGATCCTCGACAACGTGCCGCTGCCGAAGGCCAAGCCCACCAAGGCGAAGCCGCCGCTCGCGGCCTCCGACCTGATGCCGGTGAAGCGCGACTTTGCCTTCATCGTCGATGACACGGTGGAAGCGGCGCGGATCATCCGCGCGGCGCAGGGCGCGGCCAAGCAGGCAATCGGCGCGGTCAACATCTTCGACGTCTATCGCGGCGAGCATGTCGGCGAGGGGCAGAAGTCGGTCGCCATCGAGGTGACGCTGGTGCCGCAGGGCAAGACCTTCACCGACGAGGAGATCGAGAAGCTCGGCCAGGATGTCGTCGCGGCGGTCTCCAAGGCGACCGGAGCCACCCTGCGCGGCTAG
- a CDS encoding GNAT family N-acetyltransferase codes for MAPLMRSTASALKLPGMVRGFPVGQQAEIMCRIGSLEARLARGPGEVKTAQRLRYHVFYEEMAAIADAETLATRRDVDAFDDICDHLLVIDHDPASAIDGAFGRRKAPIIGTYRLLRQGVADLNDGFYTAGEFDIQPVLDRHSALNFLELGRSCVEKPYRNKRTVELLWAGIWSYVKRHGVDVMIGCASFEGTDPDRLALPLSFLHHHASAPEEWRVSALPERYVDMNRMPKEAVDMKAALAQLPPLIKGYLRIGAFIGDGAIVDHQFGTTDVLVILPVSAINPRYISYYGPDAERRAA; via the coding sequence ATGGCGCCCCTGATGCGCTCGACGGCTTCGGCACTCAAGCTGCCTGGTATGGTGCGGGGCTTTCCGGTAGGACAGCAGGCGGAGATCATGTGCCGGATCGGATCGCTGGAAGCGCGATTGGCGCGCGGCCCCGGAGAGGTCAAGACCGCCCAGCGGCTGCGCTATCACGTCTTCTACGAGGAGATGGCCGCCATCGCGGACGCCGAAACGCTGGCGACCCGCCGCGACGTCGATGCCTTCGACGACATCTGCGACCACCTGCTCGTCATCGATCATGATCCCGCCTCGGCCATTGACGGCGCGTTCGGCCGCCGCAAGGCGCCGATCATCGGCACCTATCGCCTGCTGCGGCAGGGTGTGGCCGACCTCAACGACGGCTTCTATACGGCCGGCGAGTTCGACATCCAGCCGGTCCTCGATCGCCACAGCGCGCTCAACTTCCTCGAGCTTGGCCGCTCTTGCGTTGAAAAGCCCTACCGCAACAAGCGGACGGTGGAACTGCTCTGGGCCGGCATCTGGTCCTATGTGAAGCGCCACGGCGTCGACGTGATGATCGGCTGCGCATCCTTCGAGGGCACCGATCCCGACCGCCTCGCCCTGCCGCTGTCCTTCCTGCATCACCATGCCTCCGCGCCGGAGGAATGGCGCGTGTCGGCCCTGCCGGAACGCTACGTCGACATGAACCGCATGCCGAAGGAAGCGGTCGACATGAAGGCGGCGCTTGCCCAGCTGCCGCCGCTGATCAAGGGATATCTGAGGATCGGTGCCTTCATCGGTGACGGCGCCATCGTCGACCACCAGTTCGGCACGACCGACGTTCTGGTGATCCTGCCCGTCTCGGCGATCAATCCGCGCTACATCTCCTATTACGGGCCCGACGCCGAGCGCCGCGCGGCGTAA
- a CDS encoding LysR family transcriptional regulator produces MDIEQLRTFDRIVRDGSFTKAAARLNVTQATVSMRMRALEDVIGKPLLVRGRQIALTEAGIAFLPFARRILSTMIEGQNAIRAAEHGQVSLACLRSLIRVLTAEPIAEFAADHPGIQLTIEEGRHRDIAEYVHDRRVDLAVMGWPNLDPLLDTIAPIAILRENVPLCACPALAAAIGPEPTIERIFDLAPQFLRLFWWQHMPEAIASLGARARTMSAAPYAPARAMIEKGLAVGHLLEPLVRDALDAGRLVDISPVDMPVVTRDSALVAGKPDAMARPLVADLAGRLIASANAIGMTATDCR; encoded by the coding sequence ATGGATATCGAACAGCTACGGACCTTCGACCGGATCGTTCGCGATGGCAGCTTCACCAAAGCGGCCGCGCGCCTCAACGTGACCCAGGCGACGGTCTCCATGCGCATGCGGGCCCTGGAGGACGTCATCGGCAAGCCGCTGCTGGTGCGCGGGCGCCAGATCGCCCTGACGGAAGCCGGCATCGCCTTTCTGCCTTTCGCGCGTCGCATCCTGTCGACGATGATCGAGGGGCAGAACGCCATTCGCGCCGCCGAACATGGTCAGGTCTCGCTGGCCTGCCTGCGCAGCCTGATCCGCGTGTTGACGGCCGAACCGATCGCCGAATTCGCCGCCGATCATCCCGGCATCCAGCTGACGATCGAGGAGGGGCGGCACCGCGACATCGCCGAGTATGTCCATGACCGCCGCGTTGACCTCGCGGTGATGGGCTGGCCAAACCTCGATCCGTTGCTCGACACCATCGCGCCGATCGCCATCCTTCGCGAGAACGTGCCGCTTTGCGCCTGCCCGGCGCTTGCGGCTGCCATCGGCCCGGAGCCGACGATCGAGCGCATCTTCGATCTTGCGCCCCAGTTCCTGCGCCTGTTCTGGTGGCAGCACATGCCGGAGGCCATCGCCTCGCTCGGTGCGCGGGCCCGCACGATGTCCGCCGCGCCCTATGCGCCGGCCCGTGCGATGATCGAGAAGGGACTGGCGGTTGGCCATCTGCTCGAACCGTTGGTGCGTGATGCGCTCGATGCCGGGCGGCTCGTCGACATCTCGCCGGTCGACATGCCTGTGGTGACGCGGGATTCGGCGCTTGTCGCCGGAAAGCCGGATGCGATGGCCCGCCCGTTGGTCGCCGATCTCGCCGGCCGCCTGATCGCCTCGGCCAACGCCATCGGGATGACGGCGACCGACTGCCGCTGA
- a CDS encoding GNAT family N-acetyltransferase, with the protein MTVHDGTASIDIDALSAAEAEKALPGLADLLVDAVRGGASVNFMADISHDDALGFWRGQLPAMRDGMRTLFVAREADGDIVGCVVLTLAPQPNAPYRADIGKMIVHSRARRQGLGRRLLETAERRAFDLGRTLLILDTEAGSAGEALYRRCGWIGYGTVPGYAYDPHGAPAAATFFYKQLA; encoded by the coding sequence ATGACAGTGCATGACGGCACGGCATCGATCGATATTGACGCCCTGAGCGCGGCGGAGGCGGAAAAGGCGCTGCCGGGGCTCGCCGATCTTCTCGTCGACGCCGTGCGCGGCGGCGCGTCAGTGAACTTCATGGCCGACATCAGCCACGACGACGCCCTCGGCTTCTGGCGCGGCCAGCTTCCGGCCATGCGGGACGGGATGCGCACGCTGTTCGTTGCGCGCGAGGCGGACGGCGACATCGTCGGATGCGTGGTGCTCACCCTCGCGCCGCAGCCCAATGCCCCCTACCGGGCAGATATCGGCAAGATGATCGTCCACAGCCGCGCCCGCCGGCAGGGGCTTGGCCGACGACTTCTGGAGACCGCCGAACGCCGCGCGTTCGATCTCGGCCGCACCCTGCTCATCCTCGACACCGAGGCGGGAAGCGCCGGCGAGGCGCTCTATCGGCGTTGCGGCTGGATCGGCTACGGCACCGTTCCCGGCTATGCCTACGATCCCCATGGCGCACCGGCCGCGGCAACCTTCTTCTACAAGCAACTCGCCTGA
- a CDS encoding GtrA family protein: MRRTGGFHPLLARLAQFGLAGGIGFLVDAGLTFALVRFGFHPLLARIGGVAVAVLATWFLNRGLTFADRKSASRAEEAGRYTAVALTGCAVNYATYATAILIAPGLPIPLAVAIGSAVAMGFTYFGYSRLVFTG, translated from the coding sequence ATGAGGCGGACCGGCGGTTTCCACCCCCTGCTTGCTCGACTGGCCCAGTTCGGCCTTGCCGGCGGGATCGGGTTTCTGGTCGATGCCGGCCTGACGTTTGCACTCGTGCGGTTCGGCTTTCACCCGCTGCTGGCGAGGATCGGCGGGGTTGCCGTCGCCGTCCTGGCGACCTGGTTTCTCAACCGCGGCCTGACCTTCGCGGACAGGAAATCCGCCTCACGGGCGGAGGAAGCCGGACGCTATACGGCCGTCGCGCTGACGGGCTGCGCCGTCAACTACGCGACCTACGCGACCGCAATTCTGATCGCGCCAGGCCTGCCGATCCCGCTCGCGGTCGCGATCGGTTCGGCCGTTGCGATGGGGTTCACCTATTTCGGCTACAGCCGGCTCGTCTTCACCGGCTGA
- a CDS encoding glycosyltransferase, with product MSQLEVFDGLDLAVVIPCHNEEASIAGVVSGFRSALPGAKIYVYDNNSSDGTAKRAAGAGAIVVKEPRQGKGHVVRRMFADIDADIYVMADGDGTYDPADAPRLVGALISERVDMAVGTRMGVEDDAGRAGHALGNKGFNVLYRKLFGNDFTDIFSGYRAFTRRFVKSFPALSGGFEIETEMSVHASQLKIPCVEIPLAYGRRQEGSESKLRTVRDGLRIFAMFVQLLKETRPVFFFGSLALGFALVGFMLSIPLIATYLDTGLVPRFPTAILSTGLMLTAMLLAAVGMILDSLTRSRVEQKRILYLGVPGLPVQ from the coding sequence ATGTCGCAGTTAGAAGTCTTTGACGGGCTGGACCTTGCCGTCGTCATTCCCTGCCACAACGAGGAAGCGAGCATCGCCGGCGTCGTTTCCGGCTTCCGGAGCGCGCTGCCCGGGGCAAAAATTTACGTCTATGACAACAATTCGAGCGACGGGACAGCCAAGCGCGCCGCCGGCGCTGGCGCGATCGTCGTGAAGGAACCGCGCCAGGGCAAGGGCCATGTGGTGCGGCGCATGTTCGCCGACATTGACGCCGACATCTACGTCATGGCCGACGGCGACGGCACCTATGATCCGGCCGATGCCCCGCGCCTCGTCGGGGCGCTCATCTCCGAACGGGTCGACATGGCTGTCGGCACCCGCATGGGGGTCGAGGACGACGCGGGCCGCGCCGGGCATGCGCTCGGCAACAAGGGCTTCAACGTTCTTTACCGCAAGCTCTTCGGCAACGATTTCACTGACATCTTTTCAGGCTACCGGGCCTTCACCCGCCGCTTCGTGAAAAGCTTCCCGGCGCTCTCGGGCGGCTTCGAGATCGAGACGGAAATGAGTGTCCACGCCAGCCAGCTCAAGATCCCGTGCGTCGAAATCCCACTCGCCTACGGGCGCCGCCAGGAAGGCTCGGAGAGCAAGCTGCGCACGGTCCGCGACGGGCTGCGTATCTTCGCGATGTTCGTGCAGCTTCTGAAAGAAACGCGGCCCGTCTTCTTCTTCGGCTCGCTCGCGCTCGGCTTTGCCCTCGTCGGTTTCATGCTCTCCATCCCGCTCATCGCCACCTATCTCGACACCGGCCTCGTGCCGCGTTTTCCGACGGCTATCCTGTCGACCGGCCTGATGCTGACGGCGATGCTGCTGGCGGCGGTCGGCATGATCCTCGACAGCCTGACCCGGTCGCGCGTCGAGCAGAAGCGCATTCTCTATCTCGGCGTGCCGGGGCTGCCGGTGCAGTGA